Below is a window of Raphanus sativus cultivar WK10039 unplaced genomic scaffold, ASM80110v3 Scaffold1142, whole genome shotgun sequence DNA.
GTAAATACTAAGAACATCGATTTTATTGTTTCCTAGATTTTAGGTTTgatagaataaacttggagaagaatattttctataactgatttttaaaacttgtgATATTATTAAATCTGGTATTGTAGgcatattaaatcaacttggagAAATAGTTTTGctataaaagattatttagtgtatattttagaattgagagattcaattttttaaaggaacaatatggaccaatcttaagatgaattatatataattgcaatataaacaaacagatgaattatatataattgcaatgtGGACCAATCTTAAGAAGCTGAATGAGTGTGAGCATGATGGTTTTATTACAAATACTATGTCTAATTTGTATATGATCATGGCATGGATTATGGTTGCACATTTGAGTTGATCTGATATATTAGTATCTAATTTCTATGTATGTGATGATTCATATGTATCTTAGTattcttactatatatatattatatataatttcaatatggacaaaaagatgAATGGCACGTATTTCATAGGAAtggtatctatatattatatataattgcaatatggacaaacatgtgaattatgtataattgcaatataattgtaagatttagtttcagagcaatggtacgtattatattcttagtatataaatcgaCATATAATAATGGTATGTATTAAATCcatatgtaataatatatggaaaccgtatatggtatgtattataaataagggatgatgtttaatttaaatataagatgtccacctttaaaatccacctttaaaatccacctagaagaagttgtaatgtttctgttttaataagatagattattatcCCATTGATCTATGCCTGGAATTGGTCCACATAGTTTGGTTATATGGTCACTGGGAAATATATGAGTGATATagctagggctgggcgttcgggtacccattcgggtttcggttcagtctattcgggttttgggttttcggggtcaaagatttcagccccattcggatatttctaaatttcggttcgggttcggttcagatctttgcgggttcggttcgggttcggataacccatttaaaatgtttttaaattttcaaaatttattatatactttaaattttcaaaatctataagaaagataatatattacatataaattttcataacatatatgtcaaaataccttaatttaacatataaattggttttctttgaatatttggataaaaaatcaatagatatttaactattttggtgttttcagtatactttagctatttttaacattcacttttgactatttgcatatattttccgagtattttggaaaacttaaaggtattttatatatttttaatatttttaatatacattatatataaaaacaatgtatatatttaactatataaatttatttcggatacattcgggtacccaaaatttTTTCCGGTTCGGATCAGGTTcagtttcggttctttaaataccgaaattttgaatccgttcggatatttaatcaatttcgattcaggttcggtgctactttttcggatcgggttcggttcggttttttgggttcggattttttgtcCAGCCCTAGATATAGCAATATGTTACACTCTTGAATTCTTTTACGGATGTGAGTTACACTCACATTTACTAATCTATAACATAGTTAAGTTTGATCCATTGATTTTCCACAAAAACAGTTTTCCATAAATGgtctaattttgttttgatattttcgaGACGTTGAGCTTGTTAGACCATTTCAAAAGTCGTGAGAAGCTATAAGAATCCCACATAGTTTGACATATGGTCCTGAGGTTATATATAAGTAATGCCGCAATCATCCACTCTTAGACACTACGCATCTTCTCTTTGGTCGTTTCATAATGTAGATTGCTGATTAGCCTGGCCGGtttcattataatttataaaatgtctGATTGAAAAATTAAACGATATTGCTGTAAATATTCTCATAATCTTAGACATTTTTAACACTAACCAGGAAGTACCGGAAAGCCAGAGAGCAGATGCGGCGAATAGCCTTGTGTATGAAGCAAACGTAAGGCTAAGAGATCCGGTGTACGGATGCATGGGAGCAATCTCAGCTCTACAACAACAAGTTCAAGCGTTACAAGTCGAGCTCACGGCCATACGATCAGATATTCTCAAGTACAAGCAACGAGAAGCGGTCGCTACTTTGATCGCACCTTCCAACTCCCAAGTCGCCGCCGGGTTTCATAACTCCGCCGGCGTCTCCGTCATTGCACCACCACCACAAACACCGTCAACTCCGCCGCAACCTTCGGCGGCTCATCCCCCTCCGCCTCCTCCGTCTTCTTGTGTTTTCTCTCAACCAACATACGGAGACATTGAAAATGAGCACAACTCCTACTTCGGTTGAAATTTACTTGAATCATTAtgcaaaaacacacacacacacatacataatTTATTGCGATAATTTATGGTCCGGTGattaacaaaaactaaataaatgtaAGGGAGGAAGGTTTAAAAAGCCTATCATTAATCGAGCAAATGtatattaatattgtttaaCAGACAATTAGATGAGGTTAAGGTTTTGTTTCAGACCTGTAGAGTGAAGTCCAGTTCCATAAAATGTGATTAGAAgtctatttattttcttttttagagCACCCACAACCCAGGATCAACAGGTTCGATAACCAAAGTAcactttttgaaatattttatttttttctcttttttcgtctgaatttaaaaaaaaaacactaaccTATCGCGGACCACCACGTATAGTGGAGCCCGTAAACAGTGACGTAACtgcatataaattggtttttatttatgGACTTTAACAGATCAATTATGGCACAGAaacctaaaaacataaaaatttaatatatttttcctgCTAAGGATTCCTAGTTTATTACCGTTGCACATGCTCTTATATATATCGATAAAAGACTCGATATTCCATTCTTAGCAAAAAATATAAACGCTATATTCATTCCATTGATTAAATCTTGTGAACTGTACACATGCTATATTGCAGTTGAAGCCCAAATTCAATTAATGAGACATGCATACTTAAACAGATTTTTTTCTAGAATCAAGCAACATATACTAATAATACTAATTCTATAAAGAAACTACCtgcatcaattttttttgtgatagCTGGCTTTGTATCTGTTCGTATTGTGTTTATTAGTTGGGTGAAGTGTCAGCTGTTCATTATCACTAAttcatttaatttgatttaaatataattttaatttcggGTTTCTGTAGCTTACGAGTAATCAGTCCAGCTTATTGCTGACCAGATTCATGGAAACAATGTTCGCTAGGAATTTGCTTtgttttatataagaaaaataaaactaatgtAAGAAACTAGACAAAGTAACAAATGGATGCCAAATAGTTGATCAAGACATGTTATCATCCAAATATACGTGTTATTATAg
It encodes the following:
- the LOC108838266 gene encoding LOB domain-containing protein 15-like, with amino-acid sequence MPQSSTLRHYASSLWSFHNEVPESQRADAANSLVYEANVRLRDPVYGCMGAISALQQQVQALQVELTAIRSDILKYKQREAVATLIAPSNSQVAAGFHNSAGVSVIAPPPQTPSTPPQPSAAHPPPPPPSSCVFSQPTYGDIENEHNSYFG